One window of Staphylococcus chromogenes genomic DNA carries:
- a CDS encoding MFS transporter — protein MEHNSEYEGTGRLILGIVLGVITFWLFALSLVNVVPTLHKELGTNFGLINVAVSLTSLFSGMFVVGAGGIADKYGHVKMTYVGLVLSVIGSLVIVFSPHIWPMIIGRGIQGLSAAFVMPATLSIIKAYYHGRHRQAALSYWSIGSWGGGGIASFFGGMTDTFLGWRWIFIISIVVAILSMILIKGTPEVPRRKEVTSQKFDFVGLVLFLVFILSLNLIITQSSDYGFGSPFILSLIAVFIISIVVFIILEKKRKSPLVDFEIFKDKGYTGATLSNFLMNAVAGTLIVGNTFVQEDKGFTSAQAGYLSITYLVMVLITIRVGEKILQHLGAQKPMYIGSLLNMVGIILISLTFLPTTAYVIACVIGYFIYGLGLGLYATPSMDTAIANASEEHIGMASGIYKMSSSLGNAFGIAISTTIFAIGTSAFNLQTGAMFGLWFNVIIAFISFLLVAFLIPKSQGVQIEK, from the coding sequence ATGGAACACAATTCAGAGTATGAAGGAACAGGACGATTAATATTAGGGATCGTTCTCGGGGTTATTACGTTTTGGTTATTTGCGTTATCATTAGTGAATGTTGTGCCGACACTTCACAAAGAACTCGGTACAAACTTTGGGTTAATTAACGTCGCAGTCAGTCTGACATCACTCTTTTCAGGGATGTTTGTTGTAGGGGCTGGCGGTATTGCAGATAAATACGGTCACGTTAAAATGACGTATGTCGGGTTAGTCCTCAGTGTGATAGGTTCATTAGTTATTGTATTTTCACCCCATATTTGGCCTATGATTATTGGTCGTGGGATTCAAGGACTCTCTGCCGCATTTGTGATGCCGGCCACATTGTCTATTATTAAAGCTTACTACCATGGACGCCATCGTCAAGCGGCGTTAAGCTATTGGTCTATCGGTTCATGGGGGGGTGGCGGTATCGCCTCATTCTTCGGTGGAATGACCGATACATTTTTAGGATGGCGTTGGATCTTTATTATTTCCATTGTCGTTGCGATTTTATCAATGATTTTAATTAAAGGTACACCAGAAGTGCCACGTCGTAAAGAAGTGACAAGTCAAAAATTCGACTTTGTCGGTTTAGTCTTATTCTTAGTGTTTATTTTAAGTTTAAACTTAATTATTACACAAAGTTCTGATTATGGCTTCGGTTCACCGTTTATCTTGTCATTGATTGCGGTCTTTATCATTTCAATTGTCGTCTTTATTATTCTTGAGAAAAAACGTAAAAGTCCATTAGTCGACTTTGAAATCTTTAAAGATAAAGGATACACTGGTGCGACATTATCTAACTTTTTAATGAACGCTGTCGCAGGGACATTAATTGTCGGCAACACTTTCGTTCAAGAAGACAAAGGATTTACATCAGCACAAGCGGGCTATTTATCGATTACATACTTAGTCATGGTCTTGATTACAATTCGTGTCGGTGAAAAAATCTTACAACACCTTGGGGCGCAAAAACCGATGTATATTGGTAGCTTATTGAATATGGTGGGGATTATTTTAATCTCTCTCACATTTTTACCAACAACGGCATATGTCATTGCCTGTGTAATCGGCTACTTCATTTACGGTTTAGGTCTCGGTTTATATGCGACACCTTCCATGGATACCGCCATTGCGAATGCGAGCGAAGAACATATTGGTATGGCCTCAGGTATATATAAAATGTCTTCTTCCCTCGGAAATGCCTTTGGTATTGCGATTTCGACAACGATCTTTGCGATTGGCACATCCGCATTTAACCTTCAAACAGGGGCAATGTTTGGATTATGGTTTAACGTGATCATCGCCTTTATCTCATTTTTACTCGTTGCCTTTCTAATACCAAAATCACAAGGCGTTCAAATAGAAAAATAG
- a CDS encoding type I toxin-antitoxin system Fst family toxin, with product MFETFVHITTTVISGCIVALFAHWLRNRNDKKK from the coding sequence ATGTTCGAAACTTTTGTTCACATCACAACCACTGTTATTAGTGGTTGTATCGTTGCTTTATTTGCGCATTGGCTACGCAACCGCAATGATAAGAAAAAATAG
- a CDS encoding alanine/glycine:cation symporter family protein, translating to MDAIVAFTDWLWGFPIVGLLLLSSLFLTIYLKGVQFRHFSYIMKQTFGSINKEPRGEGTITPRQALTSALSSTVGAANIVGVPTAIMMGGPGAVFWMIVIAFLGMALKFSENVLGIQYREKNAKGEFVGGPTYYMKNGFKNKKLGMIFASIFAFALAIEIIPSVMVQGHSVASTVHDTFNVNELITGLVIAALAALVVFGGVKRIATFTEFLVPIMVGIYLILGFIIIIMNIQHFPSVIALIVEKAFNPDAALGGSFGAALAATIRWGFARGIYSNEAGLGTSPIAHAAAKTDHPVRQAFWAVSEIIVDTLVICSTTAFVVLMSGVYTASDAKEKAAALTARAYEDAFGSIGSATISISMIFFVFSTIIVVMYYGSRMAEFLFGLWAGTLMKVIYTVSIVIGAIGVGTQLWNLLDLALAIVLIPNIIAVLMLAPQVKRLTQEFFRDYKGKRD from the coding sequence ATGGATGCGATTGTAGCATTTACAGATTGGTTATGGGGTTTTCCGATTGTCGGATTGTTGCTCCTTTCAAGTTTGTTTTTAACGATTTATTTAAAAGGCGTTCAATTTCGGCATTTCAGTTACATTATGAAACAAACTTTCGGCAGTATTAACAAAGAACCTCGAGGAGAAGGGACGATCACGCCGCGCCAAGCGCTCACGTCGGCCTTATCCTCAACGGTCGGTGCAGCCAATATTGTCGGCGTTCCTACCGCCATCATGATGGGTGGCCCGGGGGCGGTCTTTTGGATGATTGTCATCGCATTTTTAGGGATGGCACTGAAATTTAGTGAAAACGTACTCGGTATTCAATATCGTGAGAAAAATGCGAAAGGTGAATTTGTCGGCGGACCAACGTACTACATGAAGAATGGCTTTAAAAATAAAAAACTCGGCATGATTTTTGCGTCGATTTTTGCCTTTGCGTTAGCGATAGAAATTATCCCAAGTGTCATGGTACAGGGACACTCTGTAGCAAGTACAGTTCATGATACTTTCAACGTCAACGAACTCATCACAGGCCTTGTGATTGCGGCACTTGCGGCACTCGTTGTGTTTGGCGGTGTCAAACGCATTGCGACATTCACTGAATTTTTAGTTCCAATTATGGTCGGCATTTATTTAATTTTAGGCTTTATCATTATTATTATGAATATTCAACATTTTCCAAGCGTCATCGCATTAATTGTTGAAAAAGCCTTCAACCCTGATGCCGCACTCGGAGGTAGCTTCGGCGCAGCACTTGCCGCAACGATTCGTTGGGGATTTGCGCGTGGGATTTATTCTAACGAAGCCGGTTTAGGGACATCCCCTATTGCACACGCTGCAGCCAAAACAGATCACCCTGTGCGACAAGCCTTCTGGGCTGTGAGTGAAATCATTGTCGACACCCTCGTAATTTGTTCAACAACGGCATTTGTGGTCTTAATGTCTGGCGTTTATACTGCAAGTGATGCCAAAGAAAAAGCAGCCGCACTTACAGCACGTGCCTATGAAGATGCCTTTGGTAGTATCGGAAGCGCAACGATTTCAATTTCGATGATTTTCTTCGTATTCTCGACAATCATCGTTGTGATGTACTACGGTTCACGCATGGCAGAATTTTTATTCGGCTTATGGGCCGGCACATTAATGAAAGTCATCTATACTGTCTCCATCGTCATCGGAGCCATCGGCGTCGGAACGCAGTTATGGAATTTGTTAGACTTGGCATTAGCCATCGTTTTAATCCCAAACATTATCGCTGTGCTCATGCTTGCGCCACAAGTCAAACGACTGACTCAAGAATTTTTTAGAGACTATAAAGGCAAGCGTGATTAA
- a CDS encoding FGGY-family carbohydrate kinase: MGNHAINQWLTSGEITVGIELGSTQIKTVAMGPDYQPIASGVYTWQNQWVDGYWTYDLETVWEGIQESYRLMAQNIEAQCGASLTKLRALGISGMMHGYLAFNGEDELLVPFRTWRNNHANFASRLLSYQFQVNVPERWSIAQFEQAIMNKEPHAREVAKLMTLAGYVHWQLTGEHVSGIGDVSGMFPIDKEKHYYRADLMNRYDRLLVEEGYEQKIETMLPHILKAGECAGHLTEAGASRIDPSGRLEAGVPLCPPEGDAATGMVATNSVKPKTGNVSVGTSIFAMFVLDAPLSRPHPEVDIVSTPSGEDVAMIHANNGTSEIDAWAEVFGELLTAMNVDFDKATLYQQMFQALDQANEDAGQMLSYNYVASEFITDVKQGTPAFLRHRDSQFNLANFMKSQVYSTFTTLKIGLSQLSDEEYLDIDVVTAHGGMLKTVSVAQDLAAALETPVQVMKNAHEGGAWGIALLASYMSEKERLTLDGFLDQYVFTDEAVDTYPPDEARVDAFKTYTARFQKGLHAQREAYQLFE, from the coding sequence TTGGGAAATCATGCAATAAATCAATGGCTCACATCAGGTGAGATTACGGTAGGGATTGAACTGGGCTCAACGCAAATTAAAACGGTGGCAATGGGACCGGACTATCAACCGATCGCATCAGGTGTGTATACGTGGCAAAATCAATGGGTGGATGGCTATTGGACATATGATTTAGAGACCGTGTGGGAAGGGATTCAAGAAAGCTATCGATTGATGGCACAAAATATCGAAGCCCAATGTGGCGCGTCTCTCACAAAACTTCGTGCCCTTGGGATTAGTGGCATGATGCATGGGTATCTCGCTTTTAATGGAGAAGATGAACTGCTTGTGCCGTTTCGCACGTGGCGTAATAACCATGCGAACTTTGCAAGTCGCTTGTTAAGCTATCAATTTCAAGTGAATGTGCCTGAACGTTGGAGCATTGCGCAATTTGAACAGGCGATTATGAATAAAGAACCTCATGCACGTGAGGTCGCTAAACTGATGACGTTGGCAGGCTATGTGCATTGGCAACTCACAGGAGAACATGTGAGTGGAATCGGTGATGTTTCAGGGATGTTTCCGATAGATAAAGAAAAACACTACTATCGCGCTGATTTAATGAATCGTTATGATCGTTTGCTTGTAGAAGAAGGGTACGAACAAAAAATCGAAACGATGTTACCTCATATTTTAAAAGCAGGAGAATGTGCGGGCCATCTTACAGAAGCAGGCGCAAGTCGCATTGATCCTTCTGGCCGTCTTGAGGCAGGCGTTCCACTATGTCCACCTGAAGGAGATGCAGCGACAGGCATGGTGGCGACAAATAGTGTGAAACCGAAAACAGGAAACGTGTCGGTAGGGACAAGTATTTTTGCGATGTTTGTGTTAGACGCCCCGCTGTCTCGACCTCATCCAGAAGTAGATATTGTGAGTACACCGAGTGGTGAAGATGTCGCGATGATACACGCAAATAACGGCACATCAGAAATTGATGCCTGGGCAGAGGTGTTTGGTGAACTGTTAACTGCTATGAATGTTGATTTTGATAAAGCCACACTGTATCAACAGATGTTCCAAGCATTGGACCAAGCTAATGAAGATGCAGGTCAAATGCTAAGCTACAATTATGTGGCGAGTGAATTTATTACAGACGTCAAACAAGGCACACCGGCTTTTTTACGTCACCGTGACAGCCAGTTTAATTTGGCCAACTTTATGAAAAGTCAGGTATACAGCACATTTACAACATTGAAAATAGGACTCTCTCAATTGAGTGATGAAGAATATTTGGATATTGATGTGGTGACGGCGCATGGCGGCATGTTAAAAACCGTCTCAGTGGCGCAAGATTTAGCAGCGGCACTTGAAACCCCAGTCCAAGTGATGAAAAATGCGCATGAAGGTGGGGCATGGGGGATTGCCTTATTGGCGAGCTATATGTCAGAAAAAGAGAGACTGACACTCGATGGATTTTTAGATCAGTATGTGTTTACGGATGAAGCGGTAGACACGTATCCGCCAGATGAAGCACGCGTTGATGCTTTTAAAACGTATACCGCACGCTTTCAAAAAGGCTTACACGCGCAACGAGAAGCTTACCAACTCTTTGAATAA
- a CDS encoding mechanosensitive ion channel translates to MNNVWSTFKGAIETIVNFIPNLISAILLLLLAWIIAVVVKNIIVKGLNALGVDKWLERKGLVNNRPNDGQQGKRSESEGLIRTLGKLAYFLVFLLFLPPVFDALGMKSVSEPIKGMMNSVFEFAPRIIVAVIILVLGLFIAKMLGSLVKNLLASLNVSRFNHYVNFGKNSRDGIDIPEATGWIITVLIGLFFVVQALTTVNLEILNGIGKAIIGYLPLVISGLIILGLGLIGGNILAKLVRRATGHTLLAQVVKYLLIIVAVFMTLDQLNFAQSIVNVAFLLILGAVAVAFAIAFGIGGRGFAEKQLNSLSNRIEEDKRNPDYGNTDEPLFGSKQNNAYNNYSDAHYDNNHYDNNHYDNAHYEDQHYNNASANDHFEHSEFDADQREIERRQAEQKSDYVRNDEVEERREQRRERRRDPRDRH, encoded by the coding sequence ATGAACAATGTATGGAGCACGTTCAAGGGGGCAATTGAAACAATTGTCAATTTCATCCCGAACTTAATCAGTGCCATTTTACTTTTATTATTGGCATGGATTATTGCAGTAGTGGTGAAAAATATTATCGTTAAAGGTTTAAATGCACTTGGTGTAGATAAATGGTTAGAACGTAAAGGCTTAGTTAACAATCGTCCAAATGACGGACAGCAAGGTAAACGTTCTGAATCAGAAGGTTTAATTCGTACACTTGGTAAATTAGCTTATTTCTTAGTATTTTTATTATTCTTACCGCCAGTATTTGATGCGTTAGGTATGAAATCAGTATCTGAACCAATCAAAGGTATGATGAACAGCGTATTTGAATTCGCACCACGCATTATTGTTGCGGTGATTATTTTAGTATTAGGTTTATTCATTGCTAAAATGTTAGGTTCATTAGTGAAAAACTTACTTGCAAGCTTAAACGTAAGTCGTTTCAATCACTATGTGAACTTTGGTAAAAATTCAAGAGACGGTATTGATATTCCAGAAGCAACAGGTTGGATTATCACAGTATTAATCGGTTTATTCTTTGTTGTTCAAGCATTAACAACAGTAAACTTAGAAATTTTAAATGGTATTGGTAAAGCAATCATCGGTTACTTACCATTAGTGATTTCTGGTTTAATCATTTTAGGTCTAGGTCTTATCGGTGGTAACATTTTAGCGAAACTTGTTCGCCGTGCGACAGGTCATACATTACTTGCACAAGTGGTTAAATATTTATTAATCATTGTGGCTGTATTTATGACATTAGACCAATTAAACTTTGCACAAAGCATTGTTAACGTTGCGTTCTTATTAATCTTAGGTGCTGTCGCTGTTGCATTTGCAATCGCATTTGGTATTGGTGGTCGCGGTTTTGCTGAAAAACAATTAAACAGTCTTTCAAACCGTATCGAAGAAGACAAACGCAACCCAGACTATGGTAATACAGACGAACCATTATTCGGTTCAAAACAAAATAACGCTTACAACAACTATTCAGATGCGCATTATGACAATAATCACTATGATAACAATCATTATGATAATGCACATTATGAAGATCAGCACTATAACAACGCATCTGCAAACGATCACTTTGAACATAGCGAATTTGATGCTGACCAACGTGAAATTGAACGTCGTCAAGCTGAACAAAAATCAGACTATGTAAGAAATGACGAAGTAGAAGAACGTCGTGAACAGCGCCGTGAACGTCGTCGCGACCCACGTGATCGTCACTAA
- the isaB gene encoding immunodominant staphylococcal antigen IsaB family protein, whose protein sequence is MKKFSKVLLATTLATGTLLGTQAIAPVATTHAATTPWYVYNGQTQYGGAFFLNSHFKNAVQHRGLSFNGYKISAPFNMKNIKYQKVNDQSIAVVSGKTASSITFPVSKGTSIEKVKATYGKPTKVFESEQGTVYRYQYKNATLEFTEAYHQVTMITVFNGR, encoded by the coding sequence ATGAAAAAATTCTCAAAAGTTTTACTAGCGACAACATTAGCAACTGGAACACTTTTAGGTACACAAGCAATTGCTCCTGTAGCCACTACGCACGCTGCAACAACGCCTTGGTATGTTTACAATGGTCAAACGCAATATGGAGGTGCATTTTTCTTAAACAGCCATTTTAAAAATGCGGTACAACATAGAGGCCTGTCATTTAATGGCTACAAAATTTCAGCGCCTTTCAACATGAAGAACATCAAGTATCAAAAAGTTAATGACCAAAGTATCGCTGTCGTTTCAGGCAAAACCGCAAGTAGTATTACCTTCCCTGTTTCTAAAGGCACATCCATTGAAAAAGTGAAAGCAACCTATGGAAAACCAACAAAAGTATTTGAATCTGAACAAGGCACAGTCTATCGTTACCAATACAAAAATGCGACCCTTGAATTTACAGAAGCATATCATCAAGTAACAATGATAACGGTATTCAATGGCCGCTAA
- a CDS encoding poly-gamma-glutamate hydrolase family protein, giving the protein MAYLTYFSTPSQADDHYASMKALMKATKEGEDWKIRTKDETNATVIVAPHGGGIEPGTSEIAEDIADKSQSGFYTFEGLRRANNSELHVTSVNYDEPKAQKMVGQSQRTVTVHRTSRDEADVFIGGRDTKLKQIITEKLSDKGFKVKQGTGSIAGEGVNNITNMNQRQAGVQLEISSKTIQRFFKNGDSSRMARVQATNWSQTMQDFTSSVAEALKA; this is encoded by the coding sequence ATGGCGTATTTAACTTACTTTTCGACCCCAAGTCAAGCAGATGATCACTATGCATCAATGAAAGCCTTGATGAAAGCGACAAAAGAGGGCGAAGATTGGAAAATTCGGACGAAAGACGAAACAAATGCGACAGTGATTGTGGCACCGCATGGGGGAGGTATTGAACCAGGGACATCGGAAATCGCAGAAGATATCGCTGATAAAAGTCAGTCAGGCTTTTATACATTTGAAGGGTTACGAAGAGCAAATAATTCTGAGCTCCATGTGACTTCGGTCAATTATGATGAACCAAAAGCACAAAAAATGGTCGGTCAGTCACAACGTACCGTTACAGTCCACAGAACGAGCCGAGACGAAGCGGATGTCTTCATAGGTGGACGTGATACTAAATTAAAACAAATCATAACAGAAAAATTGTCGGACAAAGGGTTCAAAGTGAAACAAGGGACAGGTAGTATTGCTGGAGAAGGGGTCAACAATATTACGAATATGAACCAACGTCAAGCAGGGGTTCAATTAGAAATTTCAAGTAAAACCATACAACGTTTCTTTAAAAATGGAGACTCGAGTCGAATGGCCCGCGTACAAGCAACCAACTGGAGTCAAACGATGCAAGATTTTACAAGTAGTGTGGCAGAAGCTTTAAAGGCTTAA
- a CDS encoding YfhO family protein: protein MILATVLFIPFFYNTFVNGIAFAGKGDGFSQLIPFQKYLYTRYTEFKSFYDVGFGLGGDYTKGLSYYYATSPLMMLYFFGVRLFDLMFHLPTEEMTFWAKNQVILSYIRVLLTTIASYYCFRYIQPERRLFAILATVMYAVSVVTIYFNFTWSFYGEVLILLPLSLLGMERFFRESKIGLFIIAIAITLFANFYFAYYEMIILGFYFIYRTIVPHSKDIVSRMQKLWMLAVAALISLMIGSIGFFTGISAVMENDRQINPHLSMSLFIDFSEKYHIFSNGFYITISTITFIALFAVNLYKYYYYRLFAILTWVLLIGSLTPYFDSFFNGFSLPARRWIYILCLSSSVLIALFIRHLSEVHLKQLMMTAIPTVIVMALMYAHYDATMNWMWVTLLIIIVMGVVLWQRQWMTHRAMYYVWIGLILLQQAMMIVDYHQSHMSIYERPIASMTKDKYHSEALQKEFDQIQHKGNPFSRIEYLSFSALNSPFIYGYNGLSIYSSLFNGDVLHYYDKTMQIAQPIDKNSTHRLLGNRANLMALWDAKDRFKNPKDDNLPYGFETEKIVDGKDNQYQYSKDMIHYPSTHITNKVFDPKDLKSPIDREHAMLQGVVLNDGTKPNSQIQESTNYKSLVETNTKDADFKEGQRFLKVAKDEGGLELKVPKTVAEDNEDLYVEMDLEMVTPKDKAHQVALNEYKQSRSSLNYTYRRAVTPITFRVKADETLRLKLSKGTYRYHLKGIYGENYETLKSATKEVQKVNVKNTKDGYAFTKNKQDSGYLVVPTPYVEGFKATADGKSVDVKKGNGMQTVIPVNKGQEHIELTYTPPHRTLLWIVTVIGIIVGTIYTLWIARRFKKQQK, encoded by the coding sequence TTGATTCTCGCAACTGTGTTATTTATTCCCTTTTTTTATAACACCTTTGTCAATGGCATCGCATTTGCTGGAAAAGGGGATGGATTTAGTCAACTGATCCCGTTTCAAAAATATTTATATACACGCTATACTGAATTCAAAAGTTTTTATGATGTCGGCTTTGGATTAGGTGGCGATTACACGAAAGGGCTGTCTTATTACTATGCGACGAGTCCTTTAATGATGCTTTATTTTTTCGGAGTACGCCTCTTTGACCTCATGTTTCATTTGCCGACAGAGGAGATGACGTTTTGGGCGAAAAACCAAGTCATCCTTTCATATATACGTGTGTTGCTTACGACGATTGCAAGTTACTATTGTTTTCGATACATACAACCAGAGCGCCGACTTTTTGCGATTTTGGCCACCGTGATGTATGCCGTATCTGTCGTGACGATTTATTTTAATTTTACGTGGTCCTTTTATGGTGAGGTTTTAATCTTATTGCCATTGTCACTTCTTGGCATGGAGCGCTTTTTTAGAGAAAGTAAAATAGGACTATTTATTATCGCCATCGCAATCACATTATTTGCGAATTTCTATTTTGCCTATTACGAAATGATTATTCTGGGATTTTACTTTATTTATCGTACGATTGTGCCGCATTCCAAAGATATCGTTTCCCGTATGCAAAAACTGTGGATGTTAGCAGTGGCTGCCTTGATCAGTTTAATGATTGGCAGTATTGGTTTTTTTACAGGCATTTCAGCTGTCATGGAAAATGACCGACAAATCAATCCGCACTTAAGCATGTCCTTGTTTATTGATTTTTCGGAGAAATATCATATTTTTTCTAACGGCTTTTATATTACGATTTCAACAATTACGTTTATCGCTTTATTTGCGGTGAATCTTTATAAATACTATTATTATCGTTTATTTGCGATACTCACATGGGTTTTATTAATCGGGTCGTTAACCCCGTATTTTGATAGCTTTTTCAATGGATTTTCACTTCCAGCAAGGCGCTGGATTTACATTTTATGTTTATCCTCGAGCGTTCTTATCGCGTTATTCATACGTCATCTCTCAGAAGTGCATCTCAAACAATTGATGATGACCGCTATACCGACTGTCATTGTCATGGCGTTGATGTATGCGCATTACGATGCCACGATGAACTGGATGTGGGTGACGTTACTTATCATCATCGTTATGGGTGTGGTATTGTGGCAACGTCAATGGATGACGCACCGAGCCATGTATTACGTATGGATTGGATTGATATTACTACAACAAGCGATGATGATTGTTGATTATCACCAATCGCATATGTCTATATATGAACGACCGATTGCCTCTATGACAAAAGATAAATATCATAGTGAAGCGCTTCAGAAAGAATTTGACCAAATTCAGCATAAAGGAAATCCATTTTCACGCATTGAATATTTATCATTTTCTGCGCTGAATTCGCCATTTATTTATGGATATAATGGCTTGTCCATTTATTCAAGTTTATTTAATGGCGATGTCCTGCATTATTATGATAAAACGATGCAAATTGCGCAGCCGATTGATAAAAACAGTACGCATCGTTTATTAGGAAATCGAGCGAACTTAATGGCTTTATGGGATGCGAAAGATCGTTTTAAAAATCCTAAAGATGACAATCTTCCGTATGGGTTTGAAACAGAAAAAATAGTGGATGGAAAGGATAATCAATATCAATATTCAAAAGACATGATTCATTATCCAAGTACCCACATTACAAATAAAGTGTTTGACCCTAAAGATTTAAAATCACCGATAGATCGTGAACACGCCATGTTACAAGGGGTCGTCTTGAATGATGGCACGAAACCTAACAGTCAAATTCAAGAAAGTACCAACTACAAAAGCCTTGTCGAAACGAACACGAAAGATGCTGATTTTAAAGAAGGCCAACGTTTCTTAAAAGTAGCAAAAGATGAGGGTGGTTTAGAACTTAAAGTTCCTAAAACAGTCGCTGAAGATAATGAAGATTTATACGTTGAAATGGATTTAGAAATGGTCACACCGAAAGATAAAGCACATCAAGTAGCACTGAACGAATATAAACAAAGTCGCAGTTCGCTAAATTATACGTATCGTCGTGCGGTCACACCGATTACTTTCCGTGTGAAAGCCGATGAGACGTTACGATTAAAACTTTCAAAAGGGACGTACCGATACCACCTTAAAGGGATATATGGTGAAAACTATGAAACGCTCAAATCCGCGACGAAAGAAGTACAAAAAGTAAATGTCAAAAATACAAAAGACGGCTATGCGTTTACCAAAAATAAACAAGATTCGGGTTATCTTGTCGTACCGACCCCTTACGTTGAAGGATTTAAAGCGACAGCGGATGGAAAATCTGTGGACGTTAAAAAAGGGAATGGGATGCAGACGGTGATTCCTGTTAACAAGGGACAAGAACACATCGAATTGACGTATACGCCACCGCACCGAACATTGTTATGGATAGTGACAGTCATCGGTATCATTGTTGGCACCATCTATACACTTTGGATTGCGAGACGGTTTAAAAAGCAACAAAAGTAA